A stretch of Mesorhizobium sp. M2A.F.Ca.ET.046.03.2.1 DNA encodes these proteins:
- a CDS encoding FAD-dependent oxidoreductase: MRAELGVHQQVLSADQVAALEPRLAAFESKGLYFPDSINVSDPKAVMTRLAAAATARGAQFMRASVTGLATGAGGVRLSGPGLAVTAQKVVIAASARSRPLAAQAGDRIPLDTERAIIWSFRPPHPCSTVRSALSMSVST; this comes from the coding sequence TTGCGCGCCGAGCTCGGTGTCCACCAGCAGGTTCTGAGCGCCGATCAGGTGGCCGCGCTGGAGCCGCGCCTTGCGGCGTTCGAGTCCAAGGGCCTCTATTTCCCGGATTCGATCAATGTCAGCGATCCCAAGGCGGTGATGACGCGGCTGGCGGCAGCCGCTACCGCCAGGGGCGCTCAGTTCATGCGCGCGAGCGTCACCGGCCTCGCAACAGGTGCCGGCGGTGTGCGGCTGAGCGGCCCGGGCCTCGCCGTCACGGCGCAAAAAGTGGTGATTGCGGCGAGCGCCCGCTCCCGACCGCTCGCTGCCCAGGCCGGCGACCGGATCCCGCTGGACACCGAGCGCGCTATCATCTGGAGTTTCAGACCACCGCACCCCTGCTCAACCGTCCGGTCTGCCCTGTCGATGTCGGTTTCTACATGA